Within Felis catus isolate Fca126 chromosome A1, F.catus_Fca126_mat1.0, whole genome shotgun sequence, the genomic segment GACTGAAAGTCTGCTTTTCAAGAGTACTATGATCTTCCAGCAATGGAGAGATTTTGGCACTTCTATATTCTAATAGTTCACCATCTTTGCTTGATGTCAGTAATTCATTATCGACTACACCAATAGTTGCATCTTCTACCAGAATATTTGCTTGGTATGCTCCAACTGGAATTTCAGGCAATCCGATGTAGTCATGATCTGCCACTACCGAACCTTGCAAGAGATAAAGACTGTCTGAAAGAAGAAACATCATAAGGTCACCTTTTAGTATTATaattaaacatcattttaaaattaaacaatgttAAATAAGGATGAAACcccaagtaataaaaattaacaatcaGATTAACTTCTGGTGGGTTCTCCTATCTACTAAATATACATGTCAAAGGatgaataaaatgatatatacaggggcgcctgggtggcttagttggttaagcaccagagtcttgattttagctcaggtcatgatctcatggttcatgggatcgagccccacatcaggctccaggctaacagcacagagcctgcttgggattctctttctccttctcactctgtccctctcctactcacacatgcatgctctctcaaaataaataaataaacattaaaaaaatgacaaatacagtTCATATGCATAGAGTTCAGGAAagaccaaaaattttaaaagagtcaAGTTTTCCTGTTCCCTTGACATGCCTTTGGCAGGTATGGGTGAAGGGATAGAAGGGGCTGAAGATGATGGTAAAGATTAAAAGTTATAGAACTCTATTTCTGATGTTGGTGTTATCCTTAAAAGCACCTCTGAGTGAATTAATGGGATCTTGAATgatatttaacaaattaaatccTCACATTTGTAACTTCAGATAACCTAATCTTCATAGAATATGTAGTAGAGCAATAATATCAAATtgtttataatatgaaattataaacGAATAATAATATGAAGTTACTAGAATGAGGCTTCTGTGAGAGTTACTAAAGTCAGGCTTATATGATACAGGTAAGTAGGCAAACTTATGTGTAAGTGGGCTTAAAATACTTAGCTTACCTAAGTCTAATTTAATACCAAAATGTTCATGAAATTTTAAGGTATAGCTAAATTCATACTGAAATACTGACAAGGAACTTTCCTTGCCAGCATTTTATTCTATTTCGAGCAAAGTTATCATcactatcaagaaaaaaaaaatgcttaatatgaATGTTAAACCGATGGAAAAGCAGTAGCatcttcataaaagaaaaaaaaagattaatgtatATAAAAGGATTCCTCCCAACCTGGCATTTTTTAATTCGTTACAACAAAGAACTCTTCCACCATAGATGATTAACTTCCTGGaaccctgctttctctttctggattTTCCTCCCAAAACATTCATAATTCTACGATTTTAATGGCTTAAAGAATCCTCAAATTTTAAGTTCAAGAAATATCAAAAGGAAGATTAATTGCCCATTTAGATGAGAGATTAACAAAAACTTCTCAGAGCATATAAATTTCCTAATAAACCCTGGAATATGATCCTCTTCTACCCATTCTCATGCTAACTTGTGGAAAGCTTACTGAGCCTACTCCAATCCCATTAAGTTTACAACATTTAAGcacttttgatttaaaaacttcaaaagatCAAAGCCATGGTCTCTACCCACAGATGGTATAAATGGACTTGGCTTGTGTGGGCATTTagttttgcccattttattctTCATTACGCAAAGTATtggtattttagttttgagaggttTTTCCAAGTTTTACCCCACCAATTCTTATTTATGAATAGTAGGAACTAAAACTGAGAAGGATGGTAAGAAGATACACATatttatgatgaaaataaaagtatggaTAATTGAAGGTGGTCAAGAATGAGTTTTGTATGTTAGCATGATGAACTGTTGGACAAGAGGTACtctgaaagataaaaaccaaacCATACAAACCATGAGAAGTGCTACTGCccaagagcaggaagaaagagcaaaattGTGATCAATGCATTTGAAACACTTTAGCATATGTTGATAAGATTCAAAATCTAAGTTCCCTCTTAGGCTCTTAATATTGGAGAAGGCTAGATACTAGTATATAAGAGAACTTTAAAAGGTTAGGTATGATAAAAGCATTGCTGatgaaatttttcaaataagCCATGGGAATTGCTGCACAAAGCTGCAAAAATATCAGTGAAAGCAGATACCACAGCATTTAAGGTACTTCCAAAGATCCTTGCCAAGATCTTTGATGAAGGACGTTTTCGGTCTCAAACATTGTTTTCAATGCAGATAAATCaggtctcttttaaaaaatatgtccagTAAACATGTATCAACAGGAAAAACATGCACAGATATAAAGTTCTTAGAAGTTACCACTTTGGTATCTTGGAAATGTACTCACAGACCTTCAGCTTAAACACCCCCTTGTTACACTGAACTTCGAAATAAATGGATTTTACCAACTTCACTTGTTTATAAGAGGAGAGCTtctatatatatgtctttatataatatacatactttttcttttaagtaagtGATACATTTTGAAGTACCTATTGCAATAACACTGTAAACAACAAGAACTATACCTGGCAAATTCTATACAAATCACTTTATATGCAATGGAAAATTACTCTGGAGATTTCAAGCCTTgtttgtgtaagaaaaaaaaaaacaaaattctcattCATTCAGAAAGGTCAAATATGTTTCAACTCCTACTATGGTCTAAACCTACTGGAGCTAACAGAAATGCTCTTTAACTTcaaaacaaattaccaaaaattaCCTGAAAGAGACTTTCGATCAGGCCCTACTGAcatgattaaataataataattagatacAATGGgttatatcaaatatattattaaaattattttcacctatttctttctactttaatgtgactattagaaaatttaaaattacactattacataatttttgcattttatatatatctacTGGACAGTACTGATGTAGAATAATCCTGAGTTAgggatattaaaaaagaaattaagtttttaCCCCCAAGATAGAGAGGTAAACATACAATACTAAAACATTTTCAATTCAGTCACATTACATGATAaactttacttaatttttcttttctcattctgttaatTTAGTTATCATTATGACATCTGTTTGATGAAAAGCATTATTTCAGTTTTGACCAGACTGAATAATTAGGTCTTTAGTTTCTCACAAAAAGAGGTAAGGTGTTACCAGCAGTTTGACATACTTTTCCTtactcagtttttgtttttgtttttaagtttatttttattttaagagacagcaagcaagcagggtagggtgggggggagggggcgggcagggagggagggagggagggagagagaatgagagagaatgagaatgagaatcagcatggagcctgacatgggcttgaactcagaaaccatgagatcatgacctcagctgaaaccaagtgggaagcttaaccaactgagccacccaggcaccccaccttacATAGTTTTAAgcggtaaaaaaataaaagaaacaaatttttaaatttccctaagaagaaaaataagttaaaattaaagtCTCAAAAAAGTCTGCGTAATTCGGTTTAATTTGTTTCTTCAAACAGAAAAGTAcatggttttaaaataattttcttattctgaaaAGAGGTGACCAGACTAATTCTATATATGGCCTGATAATCCTAAAAGTATTAGAATGTGTTGCCACACTAGTATATCCTTCCTTatgataaaataacaacaaataattataatttgatACTACATAATTGTCACTATAATAGATAAGCAATACTAACAACAGAGAACTGAAGGACTCTTGATTTAGAGATTATACAACTAGGAGCCCAAACAAAGGGAGGTTCTTTGGATGAATTACGTTAACAATAAAAATCATGGGCTTGACAATAAAGAACTAAGGTTAGTTTTGTTTCCTGACTGTAGACCGTAATTGTGGTTGGGAGAATAATGGGCCCCTAAAGATGTCCATGTACCAAAAACTCCCTGAACCTGTACTTATATTACCTTACATGACaaaggaaaattagagaagtGATAGAATTAAGGTTGTTAACCAGCTGACcctaaaatagggagattatcctgtaCTATCCAGGTGGCCTCAAGAACATGGTCCTTAAAtgtggaagggggaggaagagagaaggttGCAGTGCCTGTGACCTGAGAAGGACTCTACCAGCCATTGCTGGCTCTGGAGAGGCAGGAGACCACAACCCACATGAGGTGGGCAGCCCCTCAAAGgtgggaaaggcaaagaaataggTTCTCTTCTAGAgtttccagaaaggaacacagccctgccaacatTTGGCTTTAGCCCAAGAAAACTTATCTTGGAATTCTAAGATACTGAATTGTAAGATGTGCATTTTAAACCACtgaatttatggtaatttgtcaTGGCAGGAAAAGGAAACTTACAAAATAATGAAGACCATTTCATAAATTGTGAAGGGCAATCAGCAGACAGATATCTATTACAACTtccaaccaaaacaaaataaaactactcaAAATGTATGTTGGATATGATAAGGAGTCAGtaacatttttcctttcaaaggGGACATTATGATCACAAAAAGATAGTATGGAATGTCATAAAACTTCTTGTTAAAATAATTAGTCTTGAAAAGGTACCTGACATTGAACTACTAAACAAAATGACATAGGGTTGCTTAAAATAGCAATGAGAAATATTGTAGACCTAGTACTGAATGTGTTGCCTCATGTTCTAGATAAGAATGGATAAGAAGTTGGCAACAGAAGCTTATCTGCTTTGGACAGTGAGTCTTTAAAACAGCTACGAGATCTCATGGCCGGTAAGAGTAGCAATGATAAGTGCAGACAGACAGTGCACAGCAATGATAAGTGCAGAGGCTATACCTCTTTCAAATTTatgtcaaatgaaagaacaggatttaagtcattcaaagacatttagTTTGCTTCACATTCAGTTCAAGGACTCTTTAAAATCAGCTTTTGAATTAaagattttcaagaaaatgtgtgatattgaagaaaaagatggcagaaatcacatttattttgaatctaagaaaaaaatgaaaagaaaagaaaaaagaaaagaaaagaaaaagaaacacaaaataagaaacaaagagtAATCAAGAACCAGATTCCAGGATGGCCAGACCACACGTCCTTTgattaacaagaaaaaacaattttaccCATTTATCTCAGGTTTCTTATATGTACACTAGTACTAAAATtgtaatttcttttatattactgGAAGAAATATCAGCAGAGAATTCGAGCATGAGGCAAAAATTAGACTGCCCCTGTTTAGAAGCTGTTCTCCTCAATTGGATTCTGAAATATGCAGGAGTAGCAAAATGTTTGGCCTCCTTTCTGAGAAAGTCTTTGGTAACAGCAAACTGTAAAATGTTGAAACAGATCCTGATATAGCAACATTTTCAATGTAAATTTTGTATTAATTAAGGAAGGTTTACACATTAGAAGGGAGCAAGTCCTGAATGCTGAGACTAGGGAGAAAATCATGCTAGAGAAAAAAGGACAACATGTACCTGTATAATCagtttttttcctacttaatttGCATAAGACAAATCATGAAGGGAACTCAGTACTGAGAAGAGGTACAAGGAATGAAAGCACCGACCTtccaagaaagagaatgagtacTGTGAGATTTCAGAATTAGAACAGTCCAAGGTAAGTTTACTAACAGAGCAATTAGGCTGTCATAAGCAGAAGGAAAGGTGCTAAGAATTTTAAACATGAGAGTTGTAACCCAGATCAGAAGCAAAGCTGAACTATTCTTGAGCAGCCTCCAAGGGCATTTTTATCCTAAAAAACTAGGGTAAACATAAATAGTCTATTATTGCTCTTATAATATTCACTTAAGCCTGGTACTGTATTATCTTCGTTATTCATATTCTAATAATACTGctttacagaaaaagcaaaattaactgGATGAGGTACCAATTCACTCCCTGTCAGTTATCCACCCGAGAGAATCTCTAGGGCGCAGTTAAAATAGGCTGGAGAAAGTGGGATTTAATCTGAAAGCCATGGCAAAATGTCACTTATCTCTTAATCTCTGAACGGAAGAGTTAAAGAAATCAGGATATCATCCTGACTGTTCAAAACCACATTTGGGGGCAAGTATAACCTTGCTGTCAAAAGGCTATCACCTCTTCTGACAGCACCTTAAAGCATTCTGACTACACCCTACTCTGCACCCTCCTTGCATCCATCATGACCTGACTATGGTGCAACATTACaaattaatcactttttttttaaagtcccctAGTGTATTTATCTCACAGAATTCTGGTTAGTATGGTTGGTTCTGGCATTATTTATCTTAGTTGATATTTTCTGATACTAAACGAGGCACAAAGTGACAAGTAAAATATTgtgaaagtaaaaatagaaaaggtatTAATTCTTCCTTCTGTGAAATAGGTCCAGCATCTCCTATGTGAACTGTGGGGCAAATGTGTGAAAagtaaactagaaatcaaaataaaatttcttccaaGCCTGACAGTTTCAGAAGAGACATTCTAATAAAACAGAATACCTGGTATCTAAAACTATACcgcattttataaaaatgagaaggggaaagaaaacctAACTAAGAGAAGGAGTTTAGGCCAGGGTCGGGGgattcttatattatttttaacttctctcCTCATTCAAAGAGTAAAAATTCAGATAAATGACAGATGTTTACCTTGTTCACTGGACTCTCTTACATAGGGCTTAAGGTGGGACATTTTGATAGGTCTTTTAAGTCTAGTCCCAGTGTTGTCTCTCAGAACAGCACATCCACTTTCGGTAATATAGTCTATGACACAAGGACCAACCCATTCAGACTGGAAACGACCATCCTTCCACCAGTTCTTCCTTTGTCGTAAAACTTCATGACCTACTTTTAGATGAAATGGATTTAactgctttggtttctttttaacaatGACTTTGCTTTTATTCAGTTCCTCAAAACTGTTGTTCTCCACCtacaatagcaaaataaaaaagagaacaaaggaatgaAAGAGCTATAGTATCTTGAAGGTAAATGCAGATAATAACAAAATGGTTATTTTACTGAGATACTACTACAAAGTGAGTATGAATCCCATttgaatcttaaaatatttcaaaaccagTATCATTATTACCCCAACTTCACAAAGAAGTTAAACTGAGATTGGTTAAGCAACTGGCCCAAATCAAACAACTGGAAAGCAACAAGACCAGAAATCTGAGTTCAGCTCTACTTGATACCAAAATACAAGGTTCTCCCATTATTGTCtctcaggatttttaaaaaaaatttttttcacgtttattcatttttgaaagacagagacagatcacaagcaggggtggggcggagagacggggacatagaatctgaagcaagctccaggctctgagttgtcagtacagagcccgacgcggggctcaaactcacaaatggtgagatcatgacctgagccaaagctggacactcagccgactgagacacccaggcgccccggtctcTCAAGATTTTACAGCTAATAAGCATACTGTTTTATCAAGACAAACagaatttaacagaaaaaaatttggcttagtatattatatatatgtttatggaTGTGTGCGTACCtccgtgtgtatgtatgtgtatgccaaaattttttaaattgccttatGGATTTTTAGATTATAGGGTTTTCTATTAAATAGAATCACCTGTCGTCCTGATGTTGTCTTATTCTCCATTTTTGATAATTTATCAGCTTCTTTAACTGCACCTAGAATTTTGGCAAACATACTTGTATCATCACCATCCTCTTCATGAAGAATATCTGAAGTCTCAGGCATATAAGGATTTcgattaaacatttgaaaatatggtGTATTTTTAGTAGGTTCCTATTTTAACGAAAATAAACAACAATTTGTAATAAATTACATAGCAAAAAATAGTCATCACTCAAAAGTAAGGAATTATAGAAAGTATAAAAAGACACACACCAAGTGAGTTACATTGAAGGCAAATGAAATGGCTGATAGGTGATCATCCCAGTTGTTTGGGTGGTCAGTACAGTGTTTACAAAGAAATGCTTTGATTGTGCTAGATGTACTTTCAGTTCGATTAACAGCTTGGGAGGCGTGAGAAATTACAATTTGCTTTGTGCCAAACAATCCACATAGTTCAACATTgatctgaaaaatatataaacaaagttgactttaaaatttgtattttatgctgattcaaagggccacatgcaccccaatgtttatagcagcactatcaacaatagccaaaatatgcagagcccaaatgtccatcaactaatgaatggataaagaagatgtggtatatatacatacaatggaatactacttggcaatgagaaagaatgaaatcttgccatttgcaacaacatggatggaactggagagtatcatgctaagcgaagtCAGTCAGTCGAGGAAGGCAgatatcataggatttcactcgtggaatatgagacacttaacagatgaacataggggaaaagaaggaaaaataagataaaaacagagagggaagcaaaccataagagacttttaaatacagagaccaaactgagggctgataggggtgggagggtgagggagTGGGTTAACTGGGTGACGAGCATCAAGGAGGGCCCTCTTCGGGATGAGCATtggatgtcatatgtaagagatgaattgctgggtcctagtccTGAAACCtagactacattgtatgttacctaacttgagaatataaaaattaaaaaatttaaaaaataataaagtttgtaTTTTACTCTTCCACTGACTGAAAGGTTTCAAAAGAATTTGAATCTTGCCTTTTTCATTGATCGTAGCCGTTCTATATA encodes:
- the GIN1 gene encoding gypsy retrotransposon integrase-like protein 1 isoform X3 — protein: MMVRSGKNGDLHLKQIAYYKRTGEYHPTTLPSERSGIRRAAKKFIFREKKLFYVGKDRKQNRLVIVSEEEKKKVLRECHENDTGAHHGISRTLTLVESSYYWTSVTNDVKQWVYACQHCQVAKNTVILAPKQHFLKVENPWSIVTVDLMGPFHTSIRSHVYAIIMADLFTKWVVILPLCDVSPSEVSKAIINIFFLYGPPQKIIMDQREEFIHEINVELCGLFGTKQIVISHASQAVNRTESTSSTIKAFLCKHCTDHPNNWDDHLSAISFAFNVTHLEPTKNTPYFQMFNRNPYMPETSDILHEEDGDDTSMFAKILGAVKEADKLSKMENKTTSGRQVENNSFEELNKSKVIVKKKPKQLNPFHLKVGHEVLRQRKNWWKDGRFQSEWVGPCVIDYITESGCAVLRDNTGTRLKRPIKMSHLKPYVRESSEQDSLYLLQGSVVADHDYIGLPEIPVGAYQANILVEDATIGVVDNELLTSSKDGELLEYRSAKISPLLEDHSTLEKQTFSLLDSSNQVLEYLS
- the GIN1 gene encoding gypsy retrotransposon integrase-like protein 1 isoform X1 encodes the protein MMVRSGKNGDLHLKQIAYYKRTGEYHPTTLPSERSGIRRAAKKFIFREKKLFYVGKDRKQNRLVIVSEEEKKKVLRECHENDTGAHHGISRTLTLVESSYYWTSVTNDVKQWEIHLGIVVFLLVYACQHCQVAKNTVILAPKQHFLKVENPWSIVTVDLMGPFHTSIRSHVYAIIMADLFTKWVVILPLCDVSPSEVSKAIINIFFLYGPPQKIIMDQREEFIHEINVELCGLFGTKQIVISHASQAVNRTESTSSTIKAFLCKHCTDHPNNWDDHLSAISFAFNVTHLEPTKNTPYFQMFNRNPYMPETSDILHEEDGDDTSMFAKILGAVKEADKLSKMENKTTSGRQVENNSFEELNKSKVIVKKKPKQLNPFHLKVGHEVLRQRKNWWKDGRFQSEWVGPCVIDYITESGCAVLRDNTGTRLKRPIKMSHLKPYVRESSEQDSLYLLQGSVVADHDYIGLPEIPVGAYQANILVEDATIGVVDNELLTSSKDGELLEYRSAKISPLLEDHSTLEKQTFSLLDSSNQVLEYLNKLV
- the GIN1 gene encoding gypsy retrotransposon integrase-like protein 1 isoform X2, which codes for MMVRSGKNGDLHLKQIAYYKRTGEYHPTTLPSERSGIRRAAKKFIFREKKLFYVGKDRKQNRLVIVSEEEKKKVLRECHENDTGAHHGISRTLTLVESSYYWTSVTNDVKQWEIHLGIVVFLLVYACQHCQVAKNTVILAPKQHFLKVENPWSIVTVDLMGPFHTSIRSHVYAIIMADLFTKWVVILPLCDVSPSEVSKAIINIFFLYGPPQKIIMDQREEFIHEINVELCGLFGTKQIVISHASQAVNRTESTSSTIKAFLCKHCTDHPNNWDDHLSAISFAFNVTHLEPTKNTPYFQMFNRNPYMPETSDILHEEDGDDTSMFAKILGAVKEADKLSKMENKTTSGRQVENNSFEELNKSKVIVKKKPKQLNPFHLKVGHEVLRQRKNWWKDGRFQSEWVGPCVIDYITESGCAVLRDNTGTRLKRPIKMSHLKPYVRESSEQDSLYLLQGSVVADHDYIGLPEIPVGAYQANILVEDATIGVVDNELLTSSKDGELLEYRSAKISPLLEDHSTLEKQTFSLLDSSNQVLEYLS